Proteins encoded in a region of the Scyliorhinus torazame isolate Kashiwa2021f chromosome 1, sScyTor2.1, whole genome shotgun sequence genome:
- the fbxo48 gene encoding F-box only protein 48 — MQSSCKRNKQVYIAKKITLSSTEQKKLQNCDFAQFLPQELTLKIFSELDIQSLSNAAMACKTWNDLIENTDSLWYNHCLTVLAVCKRELQCDRASGHSWKVTLMRNYKKSNIKQAWLDGRYSYIHSATELLQNSMCEMDADTWGEILETELER, encoded by the exons ATGCAAAGTTCTTGCAAAAGAAATAAGCAGGTTTATATTGCTAAAAAGATAACTCTGAGCTCTACTGAACAAAAAAAACTGCAAAATTGTGACTTTGCCCAGTTTTTGCCTCAAGAGCTAACTTTGAAAATTTTCAGTGAACTGGACATTCAAAGCCTGTCTAATGCTGCAATGGCATGTAAAACATGGAATGATCTGATTGAAAACACTGACAGCCTGTGGTACAATCACTGCTTGACAGTATTGGCTGTCTGTAAAAGGGAGCTACAATGTGATCGAGCAAGTGGACATTCATGGAAG GTTACGCTCATGAGGAACTACAAGAAAAGCAACATAAAACAAGCTTGGTTAGATGGTCGATACAGCTATATTCATTCTGCAACTGAGCTTCTGCAGAATAGCATGTGTGAAAtggatgcagatacttggggagagaTACTGGAGACTGAGCTAGAAAGATAG